The following proteins come from a genomic window of Aequorivita marisscotiae:
- the rplQ gene encoding 50S ribosomal protein L17, with translation MRHGKKINQLSRKTAHRHSMLANMASSLIEHKRINTTVAKAKALKQFVEPLVTKSKEDTTHNRRLVFAKLRQKDAVAELFRTVAPKVGDRPGGYTRIIKLGNRLGDNADMAMIELVDFNELYNAGKATKKKSTRRSRRGSGSSAAAPAAKAAPAKTEKEAKKEEE, from the coding sequence ATGAGACACGGAAAAAAAATAAATCAATTAAGTAGAAAAACTGCCCATAGACACTCAATGTTGGCTAACATGGCTAGTTCATTAATAGAACACAAAAGAATCAACACTACTGTGGCAAAAGCAAAAGCGTTGAAACAATTTGTAGAGCCATTAGTAACAAAGTCAAAGGAAGATACTACACACAACCGTCGTTTGGTATTTGCAAAATTGCGTCAAAAGGATGCAGTTGCAGAACTGTTTAGAACTGTTGCGCCAAAAGTTGGTGACCGTCCGGGTGGTTATACTCGTATCATTAAATTGGGTAACCGTCTTGGTGATAACGCTGATATGGCCATGATAGAGCTTGTTGACTTCAACGAACTTTACAATGCTGGTAAAGCAACCAAGAAAAAATCTACGCGTAGAAGTCGTCGTGGAAGCGGTTCTTCAGCAGCTGCTCCTGCTGCAAAAGCTGCTCCAGCAAAAACTGAAAAAGAAGCTAAAAAGGAAGAGGAATAA
- the rplE gene encoding 50S ribosomal protein L5, with protein MAYTPRLKEEYKSRVVNALTDEFGYKNVMQVPKLERIVVSRGVGAAVADKKLIDYSVDEFTKITGQKAVSTNSKKDVANFKLRKGMPIGVKVTLRGERMYEFLDRLVTSALPRVRDFNGIKATGFDGRGNYSLGITEQIIFPEIDIDKVKKIEGMNITFITSAATDKEAKSLLQELGLPFKKN; from the coding sequence ATGGCATATACACCAAGACTTAAGGAAGAGTACAAAAGCAGAGTGGTTAACGCCCTTACCGACGAATTTGGTTACAAAAACGTCATGCAAGTACCAAAATTGGAGCGTATTGTTGTTTCCCGCGGAGTGGGTGCAGCGGTAGCAGACAAAAAACTTATTGACTATTCGGTTGATGAGTTTACAAAGATAACCGGGCAAAAAGCGGTTTCAACAAACTCTAAAAAAGACGTTGCAAACTTCAAACTACGTAAAGGCATGCCAATTGGTGTGAAAGTTACGTTGCGTGGAGAGCGTATGTACGAATTTTTAGACAGATTGGTAACTTCGGCTTTGCCTAGGGTACGTGACTTTAACGGAATTAAAGCAACAGGTTTTGACGGAAGAGGAAACTACTCTTTAGGAATTACCGAGCAAATTATCTTCCCAGAAATCGATATTGATAAAGTGAAGAAAATTGAAGGAATGAACATTACGTTTATCACTTCGGCTGCAACCGATAAAGAAGCGAAATCATTATTACAAGAATTGGGATTACCCTTTAAAAAGAACTAA
- the rplF gene encoding 50S ribosomal protein L6: MSRIGKNPVSIPQGVTVDVKDNVITVKGKLGELSQEFDSDLTVKVEDGNVLVERPSDSKDHTAKHGLYRALINNMIEGVNNGWTKQLELVGVGYRASNQGQKLDLALGFSHNIVLDIAPEVKVETVSDKGKNPIVKLTSHDKQLVGQVAAKIRSFRKPEPYKGKGIKFVGEQLRRKAGKSA; the protein is encoded by the coding sequence ATGTCAAGAATAGGTAAAAACCCGGTATCAATCCCACAAGGAGTTACAGTTGATGTAAAAGACAACGTAATTACCGTAAAAGGAAAATTAGGCGAGTTATCTCAAGAATTTGATTCTGATCTAACCGTAAAAGTAGAAGACGGAAACGTATTGGTGGAACGCCCTTCAGATTCTAAAGACCACACTGCAAAGCACGGTCTATACAGAGCGCTGATCAATAACATGATCGAAGGAGTAAATAACGGATGGACCAAACAATTAGAATTGGTAGGTGTGGGTTACCGCGCTAGCAACCAAGGACAAAAATTAGATTTGGCTTTAGGTTTTTCGCACAATATTGTTTTGGACATTGCGCCAGAAGTAAAAGTGGAAACCGTATCTGATAAGGGTAAAAACCCTATCGTAAAATTAACTTCGCACGACAAACAATTAGTAGGGCAAGTTGCGGCAAAAATTCGTTCTTTCCGTAAACCAGAACCATACAAAGGAAAAGGTATTAAGTTTGTAGGTGAACAATTAAGAAGAAAAGCAGGTAAATCTGCATAA
- the ykgO gene encoding type B 50S ribosomal protein L36: MKVRASVKKRSADCKIVRRKGRLYVINKKNPKFKQRQG, translated from the coding sequence ATGAAAGTTAGAGCATCCGTAAAAAAAAGAAGTGCCGACTGCAAGATTGTTCGCAGAAAAGGCAGATTATATGTAATTAACAAAAAGAACCCAAAGTTCAAACAAAGACAAGGATAA
- the rplO gene encoding 50S ribosomal protein L15, with protein MDLSNLQPAEGSVKNQGKRVGRGQGSGKGGTATRGHKGAKSRSGYSKKIGFEGGQMPLQRRVPKFGFTNINRKEYKGINIDTLQQLVDDKKIKDAVDFETLFGLGLAGKNEMVKILGRGELKAKLKVSAHKFTASAKQAIEAAGGEVVTL; from the coding sequence ATGGATTTAAGTAACTTACAACCCGCCGAGGGATCGGTGAAAAATCAAGGCAAGCGAGTAGGTCGCGGACAAGGTTCCGGTAAAGGTGGTACTGCCACCCGCGGACATAAAGGAGCAAAATCACGTTCAGGTTATTCAAAGAAAATTGGATTTGAAGGTGGACAAATGCCCTTACAACGTCGTGTTCCTAAGTTTGGATTTACAAACATCAACCGTAAAGAGTACAAAGGTATTAACATAGATACCCTACAACAATTGGTTGACGACAAGAAAATAAAAGATGCCGTTGACTTTGAAACCTTATTTGGTTTAGGTCTTGCTGGAAAGAACGAAATGGTAAAGATTTTAGGTAGAGGAGAATTAAAAGCAAAACTAAAAGTATCTGCACACAAGTTTACTGCCTCGGCAAAACAAGCTATTGAAGCTGCCGGAGGTGAAGTAGTAACATTGTAA
- the rplP gene encoding 50S ribosomal protein L16 — translation MLQPKRTKYRKHQKGRMKGDAGRGNQLAYGTFGIKSLESEFLTARQIEAARIAATRFMKREGSIWIMIFPDKPITKKPLEVRMGKGKGAVEYYAAVVKPGRILFEVSGVPVETAKEALRLAAQKLPVKTKFVMSRDFQA, via the coding sequence ATGTTACAACCTAAAAGAACAAAATACCGTAAACATCAAAAAGGCCGTATGAAAGGTGATGCCGGACGTGGCAATCAATTGGCATACGGAACCTTCGGTATAAAATCGTTGGAATCAGAATTTCTTACAGCTAGACAGATTGAAGCTGCTCGTATTGCTGCAACTCGTTTTATGAAAAGAGAAGGTTCTATTTGGATTATGATTTTTCCAGATAAACCAATTACCAAAAAACCTCTTGAAGTACGTATGGGTAAAGGTAAAGGTGCTGTAGAATACTATGCTGCTGTAGTTAAGCCAGGAAGAATACTTTTCGAGGTATCTGGTGTTCCTGTAGAAACAGCAAAAGAAGCATTGCGCCTTGCAGCTCAAAAGCTTCCCGTTAAAACTAAATTTGTAATGTCTCGGGATTTCCAAGCATAA
- the rpsE gene encoding 30S ribosomal protein S5: protein MYQDYKNVELVKPGGLELKDRLVGVQRVTKVTKGGRAFGFSAIVVVGDEKGVVGHGLGKSKDVASAIAKAIEDAKKNLVRIPLNKVTLPHEQKGKYGGARVNLLPAAPGTGVIAGGAVRAVLEAVGVHDVLSKSQGSSNPHNVVKATFDALLQMRSAQTIADQRGISLEKVFKG, encoded by the coding sequence ATGTATCAAGATTATAAAAACGTAGAATTAGTAAAACCAGGAGGGCTTGAATTAAAAGACCGTTTGGTAGGTGTACAACGTGTAACCAAGGTGACCAAAGGTGGTCGTGCCTTCGGATTTTCAGCTATTGTAGTTGTTGGGGACGAAAAAGGTGTGGTAGGCCACGGACTTGGGAAATCTAAGGATGTAGCTAGCGCAATAGCAAAAGCTATTGAAGATGCTAAGAAAAACTTAGTTCGCATTCCTCTTAACAAGGTAACGCTTCCACATGAACAAAAAGGAAAATACGGCGGAGCCCGTGTAAACCTTCTTCCAGCCGCGCCTGGTACCGGAGTAATTGCTGGTGGTGCAGTACGTGCCGTTTTGGAAGCAGTAGGTGTTCACGATGTATTATCAAAATCTCAAGGATCTTCCAATCCACACAACGTGGTAAAAGCAACTTTTGATGCCCTATTGCAAATGCGAAGCGCGCAAACTATTGCTGATCAAAGAGGAATTTCACTTGAAAAAGTATTTAAAGGATAA
- the infA gene encoding translation initiation factor IF-1: MAKQSAIEQDGSIVEALSNAMFRVELENGHIVTAHISGKMRMHYIKLLPGDKVKLEMSPYDLTKARITYRY; this comes from the coding sequence ATGGCAAAACAAAGCGCAATTGAACAAGATGGTAGCATAGTGGAAGCACTATCAAACGCAATGTTCCGTGTAGAACTGGAAAACGGTCACATTGTAACCGCACACATTTCTGGTAAAATGCGAATGCACTACATTAAGTTGTTGCCAGGAGATAAAGTAAAGCTAGAAATGAGTCCGTACGACTTGACGAAAGCAAGAATAACATACAGATACTAA
- the rpmD gene encoding 50S ribosomal protein L30, producing the protein MAKIKVTKVRSVIKRPKDQKQTMEALGLHKMGQTVEHDDTPSILGMINKVNHLVSVETK; encoded by the coding sequence ATGGCAAAAATTAAAGTAACAAAGGTAAGAAGCGTTATAAAACGCCCGAAAGACCAAAAGCAAACTATGGAAGCACTGGGCCTACACAAAATGGGACAGACCGTAGAGCACGACGATACGCCAAGCATTCTTGGTATGATCAATAAAGTTAATCACTTAGTTTCAGTAGAAACTAAATAA
- the rpsQ gene encoding 30S ribosomal protein S17 has translation MEEIKRNLRKERIGVVTSNKMDKSIVVAEVKKIKHPMYGKYVTKTKKYVAHDETNNCNEGDTVRIMETRPLSRTKCWRLVEIIERAK, from the coding sequence ATGGAAGAAATTAAAAGAAACTTAAGAAAAGAACGTATAGGGGTAGTAACCAGCAATAAAATGGACAAGTCTATTGTAGTTGCAGAGGTTAAAAAAATTAAACACCCTATGTACGGAAAGTACGTAACAAAAACTAAAAAGTACGTTGCGCACGACGAGACAAACAATTGCAACGAAGGCGATACAGTAAGGATCATGGAAACACGCCCTTTAAGTAGAACCAAATGTTGGAGATTAGTAGAAATAATTGAAAGAGCGAAGTAG
- a CDS encoding DNA-directed RNA polymerase subunit alpha, which produces MAVFSFQKPDKVIMVNSTDFEGKFEFRPLEPGYGLTIGNALRRVLLSSLEGFAITSVRMEGVDHEFSTIAGVVEDVTEIILNLKQVRFKRQIDEVDNETVTISVSGNEQLKAGDFQKFISGFQVLNPELVICNMDKKVNLNMEITIEKGRGYVPAEENKKANAPLGTIFTDSIYTPIKNVKYSIENFRVEQKTDYEKLVFEIVTDGSIHPKDALTEAAKTLIHHFMLFSDERITLEADEIAQTETYDEESLHMRQLLKTKLVDMDLSVRALNCLKAAEVDTLGDLVSYNKNDLMKFRNFGKKSLTELEELVNVKGLNFGMDLAKYKLDKD; this is translated from the coding sequence ATGGCAGTATTTAGTTTTCAGAAGCCTGATAAAGTTATAATGGTAAATTCTACCGATTTTGAAGGGAAATTTGAATTTCGTCCCTTAGAACCGGGGTACGGACTTACCATTGGTAACGCATTAAGACGCGTATTACTTTCCTCTTTGGAAGGATTCGCCATTACTTCAGTTCGCATGGAAGGCGTGGATCACGAATTTTCTACCATCGCTGGTGTAGTGGAAGACGTTACCGAAATTATTTTGAACCTTAAACAAGTTCGTTTTAAAAGACAAATAGACGAAGTAGATAACGAAACCGTTACTATTTCGGTATCTGGAAACGAACAGTTAAAAGCAGGCGATTTCCAAAAATTCATTTCAGGTTTCCAAGTATTGAACCCAGAATTGGTTATTTGTAATATGGATAAGAAAGTGAACCTTAATATGGAAATCACTATCGAAAAAGGTCGCGGTTACGTTCCTGCAGAAGAGAACAAAAAAGCAAACGCTCCTTTGGGAACCATCTTTACAGATTCTATCTACACTCCAATTAAAAATGTGAAGTACAGTATTGAAAACTTCCGTGTAGAGCAGAAAACAGATTACGAAAAATTAGTTTTCGAAATTGTTACCGACGGATCTATTCATCCAAAAGATGCTTTAACCGAAGCTGCAAAAACCTTAATCCACCACTTTATGCTGTTCAGCGATGAGCGCATTACCTTGGAGGCGGATGAGATTGCACAAACCGAGACCTATGATGAAGAATCCCTTCACATGCGTCAGTTGCTTAAAACAAAACTAGTAGATATGGATCTTTCGGTTCGTGCGCTAAACTGTTTAAAAGCGGCAGAGGTTGATACTTTGGGCGACTTGGTATCATATAACAAAAACGACTTGATGAAGTTCCGTAACTTCGGTAAAAAATCGCTTACAGAGCTAGAAGAGCTTGTAAACGTAAAAGGCCTAAACTTCGGGATGGATCTTGCAAAGTATAAATTAGATAAAGACTAG
- the rpmC gene encoding 50S ribosomal protein L29, with product MKQSEIKKASTAELQEAFAESRRAYTDLKMAHTISPLENPIQLRSQRRVIARIATELTNREVQ from the coding sequence ATGAAACAATCAGAAATTAAAAAAGCATCAACGGCAGAACTTCAGGAAGCATTTGCTGAATCTAGAAGGGCTTATACAGACCTTAAAATGGCTCATACCATTTCACCGTTGGAAAATCCAATTCAACTAAGATCCCAAAGAAGGGTGATAGCAAGAATAGCGACGGAACTAACTAATAGAGAAGTGCAATAA
- the secY gene encoding preprotein translocase subunit SecY — protein sequence MKFIETLKNVWKIEELRNRILLTLGMLLVYRFGAQVVLPGIDADMLAQFAGKFDGGGIGSLLNAFTGGAFANASVFALGIMPYISASIVVQLMQIAVPYLQKLQKEGESGRKKINQITRWLTIGICLVQAPSYLAGLPAMGVPAEAFVMGQSLMFYVSSVIILVTGTIFAMWLGEKITDKGIGNGISILIMVGIIANLPQSFAQEFVSRVMESNGGLIMILIELVIWFVIILLSIMLVMAVRKIPVQYARRTATGGFEKNIFGARQFIPLKLNASGVMPIIFAQAIMFVPSAVASLNDSDLSQSIQATFSDIFGFWYNLVFAILIIIFTYFYTAITVPTNKMADDLKRSGGFIPGIKPGSQTAEYLDRIMSQITLPGSIFLALIAIFPAFVVKLMGIQQGWALFYGGTSLLIMVGVAIDTMQQVNSYLLNRHYDGLMKSGKNRKAVA from the coding sequence ATGAAATTTATTGAAACCTTAAAAAATGTTTGGAAAATAGAAGAATTGCGTAACCGTATTCTTCTTACCCTAGGAATGCTCTTGGTATATCGTTTTGGTGCCCAGGTAGTTCTTCCAGGGATCGATGCAGATATGCTAGCGCAATTTGCCGGTAAATTTGATGGAGGCGGAATTGGTAGTTTACTGAACGCATTTACAGGAGGGGCTTTTGCCAACGCTTCTGTTTTTGCATTGGGTATTATGCCATATATTTCTGCATCTATTGTAGTACAGTTAATGCAAATTGCTGTACCATACCTGCAAAAACTACAGAAAGAAGGTGAGAGTGGTCGTAAAAAAATCAATCAGATTACGCGTTGGTTAACCATCGGTATCTGTTTGGTACAAGCGCCAAGTTACCTTGCAGGTCTTCCGGCAATGGGAGTGCCAGCCGAAGCTTTTGTTATGGGCCAAAGCTTAATGTTCTATGTTTCTTCAGTTATAATACTTGTTACTGGAACAATATTTGCAATGTGGCTAGGTGAAAAAATTACCGATAAAGGTATTGGTAATGGTATCTCCATATTAATTATGGTTGGTATTATTGCAAACTTACCTCAGTCATTCGCTCAGGAATTTGTTTCGAGAGTAATGGAATCAAACGGTGGTTTAATTATGATTCTTATTGAGTTGGTTATCTGGTTCGTTATTATCCTATTATCAATTATGTTGGTAATGGCGGTAAGAAAGATTCCGGTGCAGTACGCAAGAAGAACAGCAACCGGTGGTTTTGAAAAAAACATCTTTGGAGCCCGACAGTTTATTCCGTTAAAGCTAAACGCTTCTGGGGTAATGCCAATTATCTTTGCGCAAGCAATTATGTTTGTTCCGTCGGCAGTAGCTAGTTTAAACGATAGTGATTTATCACAAAGCATTCAAGCTACTTTTAGCGATATCTTCGGATTTTGGTACAACTTGGTATTTGCAATATTGATTATAATATTCACATATTTTTATACTGCTATTACGGTACCAACCAATAAAATGGCAGACGATCTTAAGCGTAGTGGTGGGTTTATTCCTGGTATTAAACCAGGTTCGCAAACCGCTGAATACTTAGACCGAATCATGTCCCAAATAACCCTTCCAGGTTCTATTTTCCTAGCACTGATCGCAATATTTCCTGCCTTCGTTGTTAAGTTAATGGGAATTCAGCAGGGATGGGCATTATTCTACGGTGGTACTTCACTACTTATTATGGTAGGGGTAGCTATCGATACAATGCAACAAGTAAATTCGTATTTATTAAACCGTCATTACGATGGCTTAATGAAAAGCGGCAAAAACAGAAAAGCAGTAGCATAA
- the rplX gene encoding 50S ribosomal protein L24, whose amino-acid sequence MTKLKIKSGDTVVVTAGDHKGSEGKVMKVILDKNKAIVEGVNMVSKHEKPSAKNPQGGIVKKEAPIHISNLSLVDPKSGKATRVGYKTENGKKVRFSKQSNQAI is encoded by the coding sequence ATGACAAAGCTTAAAATAAAATCAGGAGATACAGTAGTAGTTACCGCCGGAGACCATAAAGGTTCTGAAGGAAAGGTGATGAAGGTAATCCTTGACAAAAACAAAGCAATCGTAGAAGGAGTAAATATGGTTTCAAAACACGAGAAACCAAGCGCGAAAAACCCACAGGGCGGAATCGTAAAAAAAGAAGCTCCTATCCATATTTCTAACCTTTCATTAGTAGATCCAAAATCTGGTAAAGCAACACGTGTAGGGTATAAAACTGAAAATGGTAAAAAAGTACGGTTTTCAAAACAATCGAATCAAGCAATATAG
- the rpsD gene encoding 30S ribosomal protein S4 — translation MARYTGPKTKIARKFGEAIFGDDKSFEKRNYPPGQHGNTRRRGKKSEYAIQLAEKQKTKYTYGILERQFRNMFKKATAAPGITGTVLLQLCESRLDNVVYRMGISPSRSGARQLVSHRHITVNGEKVNIPSYQLKPGDVVGVREKSKSLVAINDSLANASHVYEWISWNGEKKEGTFVSIPERIQIPENINEQLIVELYSK, via the coding sequence ATGGCAAGATATACTGGTCCAAAAACTAAAATAGCCCGTAAATTCGGGGAAGCAATTTTCGGAGATGATAAATCTTTCGAAAAAAGAAACTATCCTCCAGGGCAACACGGTAATACCCGTCGTCGTGGAAAAAAATCTGAATACGCAATCCAACTTGCTGAAAAGCAAAAAACAAAATACACGTATGGTATTTTAGAGCGCCAGTTCAGAAATATGTTTAAAAAAGCAACAGCAGCGCCAGGAATTACCGGTACTGTATTGCTACAATTGTGTGAGTCTCGCTTGGATAACGTAGTGTACAGAATGGGAATATCTCCTAGTCGCTCAGGTGCCAGACAACTAGTTTCTCACCGTCATATCACCGTTAATGGTGAAAAAGTAAACATTCCATCGTACCAGCTTAAACCTGGAGATGTTGTAGGCGTTAGAGAAAAATCTAAGTCGCTTGTAGCGATTAACGATTCTTTGGCCAATGCAAGTCACGTTTACGAGTGGATTAGTTGGAATGGTGAAAAGAAGGAAGGAACATTTGTTTCTATTCCAGAACGTATCCAAATTCCAGAAAACATCAACGAGCAGTTGATCGTCGAATTATATTCTAAATAA
- the rpsM gene encoding 30S ribosomal protein S13, with protein MARIAGVDIPKHKRGVIALTYIFGIGKSRAQDILNKAGVDEDKKVSEWNDDEIGAIRDAVSSFKIEGELRSEVQLSIKRLMDIGCYRGIRHRSGLPLRGQRTKNNSRTRKGKRKTVANKKKATK; from the coding sequence ATGGCAAGAATCGCAGGTGTAGATATCCCGAAGCACAAAAGGGGTGTAATCGCGTTAACGTATATCTTCGGAATCGGTAAGAGCCGTGCCCAAGATATTCTGAACAAAGCCGGAGTTGACGAAGACAAAAAAGTAAGCGAATGGAACGATGATGAAATCGGTGCTATTCGTGACGCTGTAAGCTCTTTTAAAATTGAAGGTGAATTACGTAGTGAAGTTCAATTAAGCATTAAACGCTTAATGGATATTGGTTGTTACAGAGGTATTCGTCACAGATCGGGTCTTCCGCTAAGAGGACAACGTACTAAGAATAACTCTCGTACTAGAAAAGGAAAACGTAAAACTGTTGCTAACAAGAAAAAAGCAACTAAATAA
- the rpsK gene encoding 30S ribosomal protein S11 translates to MAKTTSKTTKAVKKRKVNVESVGEAHITASFNNIIVSLTNKNGDVIAWSSAGKMGFRGSKKNTPYAAQLASEDCAKVAHDAGLRKVKVYVKGPGNGRESAIRSIHNAGIEVTEIIDVTPMPHNGCRPPKRRRV, encoded by the coding sequence ATGGCAAAGACAACGTCTAAAACTACAAAAGCAGTTAAAAAACGCAAAGTTAATGTTGAATCTGTTGGTGAAGCGCACATTACCGCTTCCTTCAACAACATTATTGTGTCGTTAACAAATAAAAACGGCGATGTTATCGCTTGGTCCTCAGCCGGTAAAATGGGTTTCCGTGGATCTAAGAAAAACACACCGTATGCAGCTCAATTAGCATCAGAAGATTGCGCAAAAGTTGCACACGACGCTGGTTTACGTAAAGTAAAAGTTTATGTAAAAGGTCCAGGAAACGGTAGAGAATCTGCAATACGTTCCATCCACAATGCCGGAATTGAAGTAACCGAAATTATCGATGTTACGCCAATGCCACACAACGGATGCCGTCCACCAAAAAGAAGAAGAGTATAA
- the rpsN gene encoding 30S ribosomal protein S14, with product MAKESMKAREVKRQKMVAKYAAKRKALKEAGDWEGLQKLPKNASPVRLHNRCKLTGRPRGYMRTFGISRVTFREMANSGLIPGVRKASW from the coding sequence ATGGCTAAAGAATCAATGAAAGCCCGCGAGGTTAAGAGACAAAAAATGGTAGCAAAATATGCAGCCAAGCGCAAAGCTCTAAAAGAAGCTGGCGACTGGGAAGGTTTGCAGAAACTACCAAAAAATGCCTCACCAGTGCGTTTACACAACCGTTGTAAACTTACCGGAAGACCAAGAGGGTATATGCGAACTTTCGGTATTTCACGTGTTACTTTCCGTGAAATGGCAAATTCTGGGTTAATTCCTGGTGTGCGCAAAGCATCTTGGTAA
- the rpsH gene encoding 30S ribosomal protein S8 codes for MNIDPISDYLTRVRNAAKAGHRVVEIPASNLKKEITKILFDQGYILSYKFDDESTPQGIIKIALKYDKLSKESVIKKIQRISKPGLRKYAGSTELPRVLNGLGIAIVSTSSGVMTGKQAKAQNIGGEVLCYVY; via the coding sequence ATGAATATAGATCCAATTTCAGATTATCTAACGCGTGTTAGAAATGCTGCAAAAGCTGGGCATCGCGTAGTAGAGATTCCAGCGTCTAATCTTAAAAAGGAGATTACAAAAATCCTTTTCGATCAAGGTTACATTTTAAGCTATAAATTTGATGACGAAAGTACCCCACAAGGTATCATCAAGATAGCCTTAAAGTACGACAAACTTTCTAAGGAGTCGGTAATTAAGAAAATTCAAAGAATAAGTAAACCCGGTTTACGTAAATACGCAGGTTCAACAGAGCTTCCTCGTGTGCTTAATGGTCTTGGTATTGCCATCGTTTCAACTTCATCTGGAGTTATGACAGGCAAACAAGCAAAAGCACAAAACATAGGTGGTGAAGTATTGTGTTACGTTTACTAA
- the rplN gene encoding 50S ribosomal protein L14 has protein sequence MLQQESRLKVADNTGAKEVLCIRVLGGTKRRYASIGDKIVVSVKEATPNGSIKKGAVSTAVVVRTVKEIRRPDGSYIRFDDNACVLLNPQGEMRGTRVFGPVARELRDKQFMKIVSLAPEVL, from the coding sequence ATGTTACAACAAGAATCAAGACTTAAAGTCGCAGATAATACCGGTGCTAAAGAAGTACTTTGCATACGCGTATTGGGCGGTACAAAAAGAAGGTATGCTTCAATTGGCGATAAAATTGTAGTTTCTGTTAAAGAAGCAACGCCAAACGGAAGCATTAAGAAAGGAGCAGTTTCTACAGCAGTCGTAGTACGTACTGTAAAAGAAATTAGAAGGCCTGATGGTTCTTACATCCGTTTCGACGATAACGCTTGTGTACTTTTAAACCCACAGGGTGAAATGAGAGGAACACGCGTTTTCGGACCGGTGGCAAGAGAACTTCGCGACAAGCAATTTATGAAAATAGTATCATTGGCACCAGAGGTGCTTTAA
- the rplR gene encoding 50S ribosomal protein L18 has product MALSKYERRERLRMRIRKTVEGTESRPRLAVFRSNKEIYAQIIDDVNGKTIIAASSRDKDIDASKVNKVEAAKMVGKAIAEKAVKAGVETIAFDRGGYLYHGRVKSLAEGAREGGLKF; this is encoded by the coding sequence ATGGCATTATCAAAATACGAAAGAAGAGAGCGCTTGCGCATGCGAATCAGAAAAACGGTTGAGGGTACCGAAAGTCGCCCACGTTTAGCTGTATTCCGTAGCAACAAAGAAATATACGCTCAGATTATAGACGATGTAAATGGAAAAACCATTATCGCTGCATCTTCTAGAGATAAAGATATTGACGCTTCAAAAGTAAATAAAGTTGAAGCTGCAAAAATGGTAGGAAAAGCAATCGCAGAAAAAGCTGTTAAAGCCGGTGTAGAAACCATCGCTTTTGACAGAGGCGGTTACCTATACCACGGAAGAGTAAAATCATTAGCTGAAGGTGCACGCGAAGGTGGCCTTAAATTCTAA